CGCCCTACGAAACTGGAGTCCAGGTCGCGTCAAAGCGTCGCGTCTTGTTAAATAGCATTcggaagggaaaagagacgTTTATCTGTCTGTTAACCCAAATCCCGGCCGTTCTCTACAAACTGTTGCTCCGGAAAGCAAACATTTCTTCACTCTCCTAGACCAAAAAAACATCTACATTTGTTGCCATATAATCTTCCCGGCCTCAATTACAAAATAtcttgagcagcagcttaCTTAATGTTGCCCTGAGCCCAAACGCCTCCAAACCTTCCCCCCTAGCCactcaacttcttctcatcccaAAACCCACCAATTCCCAATCACTCATAAAACAAGTCCCCAACTTTAACCTCTTATACACTCatactctctttcttcctgcTCAGACCATAAAATCCAAGAAAACACCTTCAAGCCGCCTTCATTCTCTCTACAAACCCCGAGGAAAACGATTGGCTTCTCACAGCGCGTGATCCACGAGCTTTCACTCACATAACCATCCCACTCATCAACCACCACACACTCATCAAGACAACTCAATCCCACCCTCGTCCAATTCCCGACGAAATCAGAAAGCATGCCCTACAACACCAACGCCATCCCTCCTCGAAAGGAGCCCACCGGCCAAACCCAACTACCATGTAAGCtctccccatcatcatcctccatacaaagaaaaaaactaACACCTCCTCTTCCCAGTATCAAGagtcaagaagatcatcAGCCAAGACCCAGACGTCCAAATGTGCTCTAACAACGCCGCCTTTGTCATCACCCTAGCAGCCGTacgtctcttctcttcccctttctccttttcttcgtGCTTCTCCCAACTAACccttgccatgccatgcagGAAATGttcatccagcatctcgcagAGGAAGCCCACACCCAAGCAAAACTAGAACGCAAACCTCGCCGCAACATCCAGTACAAAGACGTCGGTGAGTCTCACCTTACTCCCTCTAACTCCCTCTTACTCTCCCtcacaaaagaaaaaactaaTCCCTCCAAAAAAGCCAACGCAATCTCACACCGCGACAACCTCGAATTCCTAGAAGACGTCGCCCCCAAAACCGTAACCctcaaaaaggcaaaagccATCAACCAAGCCCGCCTCCGCGGCGAGCCTCTCCCCGACGCTCCCCCGCGCGCCGCGACAAACGGAGCAAAGTCGAAGAGTGCTGCCGCaaaggctgccgccgccgccgtcaacggcCAGCCAAAGGCCGGGACTAACCCCTTCACCCTGTCTCTTCGTGgcgaggagagggagaagaaggacgcAGGCGATGACCCTAGTGATCAGCTTGAGCTAGAAATGAGGCAGGCGGCACAGCCTGAGGAGGATGCCGACGTTGACATGACGGGCTAGAAGTCGGGTCGGGCATTTCATCGTAAGCAGCTCTGTCTTGATCCTTAGggacttttttcttctgtatTTTGTATTCATCATGGAGCTTTGTTGctttttatatatagctGGAAAGACTTTATATTTCATGGCGATTCTTTGGTTTTTTTCTACCGTCATGTACAGTATATGGCCTGAGTAAACCAAATGATCCTGCTTTCCCATCCCTTCATCGAAAACAGCATTCTGATAACAGCAACAATAAATCAAATAACCATAAAGCAACAAccttgatgccaaagagaaaaaagtattattttgCAAACATCCGTCCAAACCCTCACTCCTCCATAGCATCGCCATAAATCCCCGACGGTAACCTCCCCTCATTaagctccttctccagcgcAATAATCTCCTGCAGGCTCGTcgccttcttgatcttctcctGCAGCCTCTGCTTCTCGGCGTCCGTCAGCTTTATCCGCGAGAGCTTCGATGGCGCGGCCGATGAGCCGTTGGATGTGACTTCGAACgtcttggactttttgcCCATGATCTAAAACGACAAGATTCCAGTTAACATCCTTCATTaagaaaacaaataaaaCGGGGATTGGAGGGTTTAGGTACCGATGTTGCTAGAGCTGTAGGTTCCTCTACCGTGCCAAAAAGCTCTTGGCTCTGATCTCGCTCCGCCTGCTTCACCTTTTCGTAATCCAGAAACCGGACAGACGGACACCGCCAAATAACCCAATAGCGATAATGCTAGACCACCAGTCAGTAAAAATCCCACGAAGGGATAAAGCAAAAACGCACCTCCTTCTTGGTAAGAGGGTTATCCGCCAACACCAGGTGCGTCAGCCGCGAAAACGTCCCCAGCGCATCCACGTCCGCCAGCTCCACCAGGTGATTCGACGCCAGCACCAGGTTCCGCAGGTTGGGCACCGCGGCCGCCACCGTGGGCTGGATGCTCGTGACGCGGTTGcgcgccagcagcagcgtcgtTATGCGCGGCGAGAGCGGGAAGTTGCCCAGCACCTGGATATCATTGTCGGTGAAGTCGATGGCATCGTGGGGCTATTCGTCgtcgaagaaagaaatcacTAGTGTCAGCATTTCGTTCCATCATGTTGGCCAAGGCAAAGGTGataaagaaggaggaggagttcACTCACGCCAGCAACACCCAAGTTTTCAATCGCAGGAATTCGATGTCCTATTCAAAGCGGCACCACCAAAAAAGCCACAAATGTATCAAATCATCCTTTcatcaaaagagaaaaaaacttCCATAAAAGAAAGTCtaaggagaaaagaagaaaagaaggagaaaaatgaaaaagaggCCCAGAATAAAAGTGTGTAGTAGCATCTGCTCTTTTCAAgtttcccttccctcccctctcccctTGGGCATAAACGCACCTCGGAGAtcaagctctctctccttcaaGGGATTAAGATAGGACAGCGAGTCCCGGATCAGTTCGGCCGTCAGCCGCATCGTGTGGGATTGTGTATTGTGTCGGTTTAGGcggaaggggggagaaagtCGAGAGAAGCCTCGAGAGGCTGGTGATTCCGATGAGGGAGCTGTGCTTCAACGGGGCAATTGCCTGTAAATTACCGCGTCGATCGATCTAATTGTCGAGTAATAATGCACTCAAAGGTATACTGAGTCGTCGTCGCGAAAATACAAGGTGATAAAGGGAAAATGCCGTGAAAGATGAACAATCGAGGTTGGCAGTTGGTGTCGCATGCCGAACTTCAAGATGGGCAAGGCTGAAATGTTTGGACAAGGCGCGGAAATTTCACTAGCAGGAAAAAGCCACACGTTGAGTAACGCCACATCTAGCTGGCGCCACACCTCAACTTCCTCaagctctccctctctcgACATGTTCTTATGGCACAACTATAAATCAAGTTTACCAGAGAAATATatacaaacaaacaattAAGAATTGACACAATGTAAACTTATCAGTCATAATTATTCATCATTGGCCGCTTAGCTGCCCTAAAACGCCAAAGATACAGTGACACTACACCCATGCCTCGCCTCATCCAACGTATAAAACGCATGGAGGATACTAATTCTACCCATCTAAATGTAAGAATGATACAACTCCATACCGGTAGTAACCTgttttcctcctttttccATAAGCCCGAACCCAAATCAAACACGAGCCTCTGCCATCTAAACGATAAACCTGAAAAGTCTTCTATTGAAAGACATAAATCACGCCAGACCGATCCACAGATACGCTCATCGAATACGGGTACTCCAGAATCGCCACGTCCATGATCAAATCCAGGTGCGACTTAagcaactgctgctgctgcatagAAATCACCGTCGACCTGGGGGCCTTCTGTCTAGATCCGGTCCCCGCATTGGGCG
This genomic stretch from Trichoderma breve strain T069 chromosome 1, whole genome shotgun sequence harbors:
- a CDS encoding histone-like transcription factor (CBF/NF-Y) and archaeal histone domain-containing protein translates to MPYNTNAIPPRKEPTGQTQLPLSRVKKIISQDPDVQMCSNNAAFVITLAAEMFIQHLAEEAHTQAKLERKPRRNIQYKDVANAISHRDNLEFLEDVAPKTVTLKKAKAINQARLRGEPLPDAPPRAATNGAKSKSAAAKAAAAAVNGQPKAGTNPFTLSLRGEEREKKDAGDDPSDQLELEMRQAAQPEEDADVDMTG
- a CDS encoding leucine-rich repeat domain-containing protein — translated: MRLTAELIRDSLSYLNPLKERELDLRGHRIPAIENLGVAGPHDAIDFTDNDIQVLGNFPLSPRITTLLLARNRVTSIQPTVAAAVPNLRNLVLASNHLVELADVDALGTFSRLTHLVLADNPLTKKEHYRYWVIWRCPSVRFLDYEKVKQAERDQSQELFGTVEEPTALATSIMGKKSKTFEVTSNGSSAAPSKLSRIKLTDAEKQRLQEKIKKATSLQEIIALEKELNEGRLPSGIYGDAMEE